GAACTCCAGCGAGCGCGCCAGGCGGCTCCTGAATGTCGTGATCGCGGCGGTGTTGCTGGTGCTCTCCGCGCCGGTGATGCTGCTGATCGCCCTGCTGATCAAGCTCACCTCCCCCGGGCCGGTGATCTACCAGCAGACGCGCGTGGGGGTGGACCGGCGCAACCCGCGGAACGGGAATGGCGACGGACGCCGGCGGGTCGATTACGGCGGACGGCTCTTCACCATCTATAAGTTCCGCACGATGCGCGCGGACCCCGAGGCGAAGGTCCAGGTGTGGGCCAAGCCGAACGACAGCCGCATCACGCCGCTCGGGCGGGTGCTGCGGAAATACCGGCTGGACGAGCTCCCGCAGCTGTTCAACGTGCTGAAGGGGGACATGAACATCGTCGGTCCGCGTCCCGAGCAGCCCAACATCTTCATGAACCTGCGCGAGGCGATCGACGAGTACCCGCTGCGGCAGCGCGTGCTGCCGGGGATCACCGGCTGGGCGCAGATCAACCACCACTACGACCAGAGCCTCGAGGACGTGCGGCGGAAGGTCAGCTATGACCTGCAGTACATACGCAGCCGCTCGCCCTGGCAGGACCTGCGGATCCTCTTCCGGACGGTGCCGGTGATGCTGTTCCGCAAGGGAGCGATCTGAGGGACCATCCCGTTCTAGCAGTTCGCAAGATAGAGCGCATTACGTTGTACGCGACAGATCATGGATGCTTGACTGACCCATAGGCGCTTGCCTTCCTGTAGAGCATGCGTCGCGCACGGTCCCCCCAGCACCGTAGCGACATGCATACGATCGCGGTGCGTTCCCGCCGAATCGCCCAAGCGTTTCTTGCGATCGTGCTTGCCTTGTTACTGGCAAGCACGATCGGGCAATTAGCTACGTACAGGTTCAATAACCGGTACGTGCGCACGTCTGTGGATCTCTTCTCCCTCAATGGCGAAGCCAACGTCCCTTCCTGGTTTGCGTCGATCTGTTTGCTACTTTGCGCCCAGCTGCTAGCAGTGGTTGCGGTCGGTGCCAAGCGCTCAGGCGACAGGTGGTGGAAGCACTGGCTCGGTCTGGCGGGACTCTTCGTTCTTCTTTCCCTGGATGAGATCGCGTCGCTTCACGAGCTGGCGGACGATCCAGTGAGGGAAGTCCTGGGCGTCGGAGGTCTCCTCTATTGGGCCTGGGTTGTTCCCGGGATGTTGTTCGTGGCGCTCGTGGGACTGATCCATGTCAGGTTTGTGCTTTCCCTTCCTGGATCGATCCGCAACCTCTTCATTCTTTCGGCAGCTCTCTATGTGGGTGGGGCGATCGGCGTCGAAATGCCTGGTGGTGCCTGGTTCGAAGGTCACGGGCGGGACATGGTATACGCGCTGCTCTGGACGATCGAAGAAACGTTGGAGATGCTGGGGGTGACAATGTTCATGTACGCATTGCTTCGCCACCTGGAGGATCGGGCCGGAGTCGTGACTCTGGAACTGGCAGAAGACCCGGAGCCCCAAAGGGCTGCGTGACGGCCAACTACGCCGGGCAGTCCATTGGATCCAGTCGTTTGGGTAAGCGGAATGCGGAGGTGATCGGCGGCGCAACCTTGAGGACGTTCAAATCAAACGACCCCCTGAGATCAGGCAAGACCTCAGGGGGTCATGGCTTCCGGAAGGGCAGAGAATGAAAAGGCCGTCCGTTGTGCGGACAAGCGATTCCGTGAAGGTGCCCATTTGGAGCGTCCCGCAAGCGCATTGCCTGCGAGCGGCCATCCAGCCTTCGGACCGAATTGCCCGGGCTGAGGCGTTACAGCGCAACATCGACGATCAGAGGCCGGTGATCGCTCGCCCGGCACCACTTCTCGTAGCCGCCCACGCTCACCGAAGTGAGCTTTGGCGCCCAGCTCTGCGGAACGAAGCAGTAGTCGATGTGGAAGGGCTCGTGCTGGCGCCAGCGGAAATAGAAGGTGGGGTGGTCTTCGGCTCCGTGCGCGTTGCCAGTCCAGGAGTGATAGCTGCTGACGAGGCCGAGCTCGTGGAGGCGGGCGACCAGGGCACTGTGGTTTCTCGCCGGGTTGTGTTGGTGGTCCCAGCAGGCGTTGGAGTTGAAGTCTCCCATGACGACGGTCGGCTGCGCCGCCATCTGGTCGCCAAACAGCCCGATCGCGCGCAGCAGCGGGTCGACATACGTCGGCTCCCGATGCGTCCACACCGCGAGGAGCAGGAACGAGACGGGTCCGCTGACCTGTACCGGGATCACGTACCGGGGTAGCTCGAGGTCGGTAGCGAGAGGCGCGAGCTCGTACTCGGGCGTTGCGACAACAGCGACCCCCTGGGTCGGATTGTCCCCGAACCAGAGGGTGGAAGCGTCCGGCTGCGAGGGGATCGAGCATTCCTGGACGACGGCGACATCGAACGCCAGGGGGGCGAGCAGCGGCACTTTCCGTTCGAACCGGCCGCGACAGCAGTTCCAGGTGACCAGACGCATGCGCCGGCTTACGTCCCGGCAACCACTTCCCGCCGGGTAGGCTCCCACTTCAGCGGCGCTCACGGGTTCAGCAGGCAGGCGACGCCCGTGCTGCACGCGAGGCTCCGTTGTCAGCCTGACCGACGCAAGCGTGACGTGCCCATATGGGGTTCGGATTGCTTGAATGCCAGCGGACGATTGTGGGTTCCTGGCGTTCATTTTCCGTTCTGCAAGTCGCCAATCAATGCCGATTGAACGTGGCCGTCGGCTCCCCCCCATGCGAAGTCTTGTCGTAGGCCCTCCACAGACGTCGTGACACCGCGACGTGTCATTTCTGGATGCACTCTGGAAAATAATCACAACGCTTTGTTAAACAATGACTTGCATGGTTCGCAGTGGGCTCCGGAGACGCGCACATCGGTTGCAAGCACCCAAGCCCGCCTCGCATGAGGCATCGTCAACTTTCAACTACAAACCTCCCGGTGCGGGTACCTGTCGGCCGCCGCCTGGATACACAGCATTAGTTCACGCGCATGCCTTCTACTGAAATCCGGAATCCAAGTACCCGCACGGTCACGATACAAATATCCGTGAAGAAGGTGACTCAAATACTCGGAGTTTGCATTGCCCTGCTTGTGACGGCAAGCACACTCGGACAGCTATCGAAGTTCTACTTGGGTCACGATTGGGTATTTGGATTCGTACCCCGGTTCGCGCTCGATGGGGAGGGGAACGTTCCATCGTGGTACTCCTCGGGGACGCTGCTTACGATCTGCGTGCTGTTGGCGGCGATTTCCGGCTTTGCAAGGCAAACGGGTGACTCCTGGTGGCGATATTGGAGCGGTCTATCTGCCCTTTTCCTGTGGCTCTCGATGGATGAGGCTGCCTCCTTCCACGAACTGCTGACATCACCTGTCAGACGGTGGTTGGGGGCGGGCGGCATGTTTTATTGGGCCTGGGTCGTTCCGGGATTAATGTTCATCGGAGTGCTTGCGGTGGTCTATATGCGGTTCGTACTCGCGCTTCCGCGTTTCACGCGCACCTTGTTCATACTTTCCGCGCTTACCTTCCTTGCTGGGGCGTTGGGAGTCGAGATGTTGGTAGGACCTTGGGTGGAAACCCGCGGACAGGGAAACTTCGTGAACGTTCTGTTCTGGACCGCGGAAGAGGCGTTAGAAATGACAGGTGTCGCCGTCTTCATCTACGCACTTCTGCACTATATCGAGCGCCATATCGG
The sequence above is drawn from the Longimicrobiaceae bacterium genome and encodes:
- a CDS encoding endonuclease/exonuclease/phosphatase family protein, which gives rise to MSAAEVGAYPAGSGCRDVSRRMRLVTWNCCRGRFERKVPLLAPLAFDVAVVQECSIPSQPDASTLWFGDNPTQGVAVVATPEYELAPLATDLELPRYVIPVQVSGPVSFLLLAVWTHREPTYVDPLLRAIGLFGDQMAAQPTVVMGDFNSNACWDHQHNPARNHSALVARLHELGLVSSYHSWTGNAHGAEDHPTFYFRWRQHEPFHIDYCFVPQSWAPKLTSVSVGGYEKWCRASDHRPLIVDVAL
- a CDS encoding sugar transferase, with product MNPAVETAIPNAHDYKPTLRTLSHAGLAVVRPELVISELDRSMNSSERARRLLNVVIAAVLLVLSAPVMLLIALLIKLTSPGPVIYQQTRVGVDRRNPRNGNGDGRRRVDYGGRLFTIYKFRTMRADPEAKVQVWAKPNDSRITPLGRVLRKYRLDELPQLFNVLKGDMNIVGPRPEQPNIFMNLREAIDEYPLRQRVLPGITGWAQINHHYDQSLEDVRRKVSYDLQYIRSRSPWQDLRILFRTVPVMLFRKGAI